A section of the Spirosoma pollinicola genome encodes:
- a CDS encoding pentapeptide repeat-containing protein: MKTLLLSLLFASLAVAPVLAQSTVDAKDIIAKINRKESVSYQNATITGDLDLTDLANRRESREGGWGDSRQFLSVVEVPVTFKNCKFTGKFLAYRTEDSDRKLIKTNNIVYNADFREGVTIEGCTFEKDAAFKYSIFDQRAIFTNNTFKDIALFKYSKFRNAADFSGSTFRDYADFKYTKFDESSSFQKAAFEQYADFKYTKYDERVDFGQARFNRNADFKYTHFPRGTNFDDTRFEGSTDFKYTTLDGRKFSPNGR, translated from the coding sequence ATGAAAACCCTTCTTCTCTCACTTCTTTTTGCCAGCCTGGCCGTGGCACCTGTTTTGGCACAATCAACGGTTGATGCCAAAGATATTATTGCCAAAATCAATCGTAAAGAATCTGTTTCGTATCAAAACGCCACGATTACCGGCGACCTTGACCTGACTGATCTGGCCAACAGAAGAGAGTCTCGTGAAGGAGGCTGGGGCGATTCGCGTCAGTTTCTAAGTGTTGTGGAAGTACCCGTAACCTTTAAAAACTGCAAATTTACGGGTAAGTTTCTGGCGTATCGCACTGAAGATTCTGACCGCAAACTGATCAAAACCAACAACATCGTGTACAATGCCGACTTCAGAGAAGGGGTCACGATTGAGGGCTGTACGTTTGAAAAAGATGCGGCCTTTAAGTATTCGATCTTTGATCAACGGGCCATTTTTACGAACAATACCTTCAAGGACATAGCGCTGTTCAAGTACAGCAAATTCCGCAACGCAGCCGACTTCAGCGGGTCAACCTTTCGGGATTATGCCGATTTTAAATACACGAAGTTCGATGAATCGTCGTCCTTTCAGAAAGCAGCTTTTGAGCAGTATGCCGATTTCAAATACACGAAATACGACGAACGGGTTGATTTCGGTCAGGCTCGCTTTAACCGCAACGCCGACTTTAAATACACCCATTTTCCCCGTGGTACAAATTTCGACGATACCCGTTTCGAAGGCTCTACCGACTTCAAATACACCACCCTCGATGGACGGAAATTCTCTCCAAATGGGCGGTAA
- the galU gene encoding UTP--glucose-1-phosphate uridylyltransferase GalU encodes MIKKAVIPAAGLGTRFLPATKAQPKEMLPIIDRPTIQYVVQEAVDSGIEDILIITGKGKRAIEDHFDRNFELEMRLEEKEDQLLLDEMRRLSDMANLHYVRQRELNGLGDAIRYARHHVGNEPFAVLLGDTIMDSVIPVTQQLIDTFEQFGGSVIAVEEVPHDKVNRYGIVGGKSLSERIFELDTLIEKPSISEAPSNMAIAGRYILTPEIFAMLEQTPVGKNNEIQLTDALLLLLKRENLYAHRIEGKRHDIGNKLDFLKTTVEFALKRPEFADQFRAFLEEIVKK; translated from the coding sequence ATGATCAAGAAAGCCGTTATCCCCGCTGCCGGACTTGGCACCCGGTTTCTGCCCGCCACGAAGGCCCAGCCGAAAGAAATGCTGCCCATTATTGACCGCCCCACGATCCAGTATGTCGTGCAGGAAGCCGTCGATTCGGGTATTGAAGATATTCTGATTATTACGGGCAAAGGCAAGCGGGCCATCGAAGACCACTTCGACCGCAACTTCGAACTCGAAATGCGGCTCGAAGAAAAAGAGGACCAGCTATTGCTGGACGAGATGCGCCGTTTGTCGGACATGGCCAACCTGCACTATGTTCGGCAGCGGGAACTGAACGGCCTCGGCGATGCCATTCGGTACGCCCGGCATCATGTTGGTAATGAGCCGTTTGCGGTCTTGCTGGGCGATACGATCATGGACTCGGTTATTCCCGTAACCCAGCAGCTTATCGACACATTTGAGCAGTTTGGCGGTTCCGTTATTGCGGTTGAAGAGGTGCCCCACGACAAGGTAAATCGCTATGGTATTGTGGGGGGTAAGTCATTGAGCGAGCGTATTTTTGAGCTCGACACGTTGATCGAAAAACCCTCGATCAGCGAAGCCCCGTCGAATATGGCCATTGCCGGTCGCTACATCCTGACCCCCGAAATTTTTGCCATGCTGGAGCAAACGCCAGTGGGTAAGAACAATGAAATTCAATTGACCGATGCCTTGTTGCTCTTGCTGAAACGCGAAAATCTGTACGCGCACCGCATCGAAGGCAAGCGCCACGACATTGGCAACAAACTCGACTTTCTGAAAACAACCGTCGAATTCGCTCTCAAGCGACCCGAATTCGCCGATCAGTTTCGGGCGTTTCTCGAAGAGATTGTGAAGAAGTAA
- a CDS encoding sialate O-acetylesterase, with amino-acid sequence MTVFLRWAVVLCQLISFGAFAQLTVTSPVPRMVFQRDLDNQATILVTGMAPPAATSIEARVVPLAIGQGSVSSWTTLNRINGSTTFRGTITAQAGWYRLDVRAKTGTTLIAQTQVNRVGIGEVFIVAGQSNAAGGFQRPPNSVEDRVMTLDFRQDSLSEQLLPLRFSNTSYGANIGPSQPPHIWGPLGDKLVQRLNVPVLFLGAALGGTTSSEWQQSAAGNIGTSVNLAVYRRLGVVLLHYALRTGVRAVLWHQGEGDISSTTQQYFNNVKYVIEKSRQQVGNRPLPWVVSRVSYTQGQTNPLVIAAQNQLISNVPNVFAGPATDFLTGYDNRGGDDVHFRGAGFFRFIDTWDQSLTTAFFQQAPPLMPTDSTALITSGYTLPLTRRPGETVAVASLRSDAHEPDNQYIAQIVRVSDGNVVFESAPSTDNPILITLPFTLTNGQYQLRTKATHPVLAGSLGEPFMVQQDATPSPAFTIYRTPISGGTADSSILRFGYGYDMPSHGLLAMVQATAPVEVRVQRIDGGSFADSGWGVAPPSSQAPDSDWNSDFNYIRYYPAQNAGIDGVIPGARYRISVRKQGDTSAGLWYETVFLQRRNILYYPMEPTGPIPPVLTLNEPVASACLSGTVNVVVDVTDNVVNRGNMFSVRLSDVNGSFTNETTIGSGSTSPISLTLSPSLPAGTNYRIRIVASNPAVASAPSQPLSICAGGADLSLNMSVSNRTPTTSQPVTITMVLANAGPFAATNVRAQSILPAGMAFVDSPSGNVSASANTVTIQAGSLPVGSRQPFVFRVRASQSGSYATSAQITASGQFDADSQPNSGTGDGQDDEATVDMRTPDASGPQIRSPNSNQAAPPIVQSNQPPTDSAKADLSLNLSASKLVVSSGEVMSVTLVCSNRGGATASNVSLQTLLPTGWRLNVTTGLTINGQTITVPIGTIPAGGSKAMVLQVRVSGSGTIRSQVLSATPIDSDSTPGNGLNKGEDDEASLSLRVR; translated from the coding sequence ATGACCGTCTTTCTTCGATGGGCAGTAGTATTATGCCAATTAATATCCTTTGGGGCGTTTGCTCAACTCACCGTTACGAGCCCGGTGCCGCGAATGGTCTTTCAGCGCGATCTGGACAACCAGGCCACCATCCTGGTCACCGGCATGGCCCCACCAGCCGCCACCTCCATCGAAGCCCGCGTCGTGCCACTGGCCATCGGGCAGGGTAGCGTCTCATCCTGGACTACCCTCAACCGAATCAACGGCTCAACCACATTCCGAGGCACCATCACCGCCCAGGCAGGCTGGTATCGACTCGATGTGCGGGCCAAAACGGGCACTACCCTCATCGCTCAGACCCAGGTTAACCGAGTCGGGATAGGCGAGGTGTTCATCGTGGCCGGGCAGTCTAATGCAGCGGGAGGCTTTCAACGGCCACCCAATTCGGTGGAGGACCGGGTGATGACCCTTGACTTCCGCCAGGACAGCCTCAGCGAACAACTTCTGCCCCTGCGCTTTAGCAACACCAGCTACGGGGCCAACATTGGCCCCAGCCAGCCCCCCCACATCTGGGGGCCGCTGGGCGACAAACTCGTTCAGCGGCTGAACGTGCCCGTTCTGTTTCTGGGGGCGGCCCTGGGGGGCACCACCAGTAGCGAATGGCAGCAGTCAGCAGCAGGTAACATCGGTACATCGGTCAACCTTGCTGTTTACCGTCGGCTGGGGGTGGTGCTGCTCCACTATGCGCTGCGCACCGGCGTGCGGGCCGTGCTCTGGCATCAGGGTGAAGGAGATATATCATCGACCACTCAGCAGTACTTTAACAATGTCAAGTACGTGATCGAGAAGAGCCGCCAGCAGGTGGGCAACCGACCCCTGCCCTGGGTCGTTTCCCGCGTGAGCTACACGCAGGGCCAAACGAATCCGCTGGTTATTGCGGCCCAGAACCAGCTCATCAGCAATGTACCCAACGTCTTTGCCGGACCTGCTACCGACTTCCTGACAGGGTACGACAACAGGGGGGGAGATGACGTTCACTTTCGGGGAGCGGGTTTTTTCCGCTTTATCGACACCTGGGATCAGAGCCTGACCACCGCCTTCTTTCAGCAGGCCCCCCCCCTGATGCCCACCGACTCGACCGCCCTCATCACCTCGGGCTACACCCTGCCCCTCACCCGACGACCCGGCGAAACTGTGGCCGTGGCCTCTCTGCGCAGCGACGCCCACGAGCCCGATAACCAGTACATTGCCCAGATCGTACGAGTCTCCGACGGCAACGTGGTTTTCGAGTCGGCCCCCTCCACCGACAACCCCATCCTGATCACCCTGCCCTTCACCCTGACCAATGGTCAGTACCAGTTGCGCACTAAAGCCACCCACCCCGTGCTGGCTGGCAGTTTGGGCGAGCCTTTCATGGTGCAGCAGGATGCCACCCCCAGCCCCGCCTTCACTATCTACCGAACCCCCATCAGCGGTGGCACCGCCGACTCGTCCATTCTTCGCTTTGGCTACGGCTATGATATGCCCTCTCATGGTCTATTGGCGATGGTACAGGCCACGGCTCCGGTGGAGGTGCGGGTTCAGCGAATCGACGGGGGTAGCTTTGCTGATTCTGGATGGGGTGTGGCACCCCCCAGTTCACAAGCCCCTGACAGCGACTGGAATTCTGATTTTAATTATATCCGATACTACCCAGCTCAAAACGCTGGCATCGATGGAGTTATACCCGGGGCCCGCTACCGGATCTCGGTCCGCAAACAGGGTGACACTAGTGCGGGGTTGTGGTATGAAACCGTGTTTCTGCAACGGCGCAACATCCTTTACTACCCTATGGAGCCTACTGGCCCCATTCCGCCCGTACTGACGCTGAATGAGCCGGTGGCCAGTGCCTGCTTGAGTGGTACGGTCAATGTGGTGGTCGATGTAACCGACAATGTGGTGAACAGAGGCAATATGTTCAGTGTGCGTCTTTCGGATGTAAACGGCTCCTTTACCAACGAAACCACCATTGGGAGCGGCTCGACCAGTCCAATCTCATTGACTCTGTCTCCTTCGCTACCGGCCGGAACCAACTACCGGATTCGGATTGTGGCCAGCAATCCGGCCGTCGCCAGTGCGCCCAGCCAGCCGCTGTCCATCTGTGCGGGCGGGGCCGACTTATCCCTGAACATGAGTGTTAGCAACCGAACGCCGACCACCAGCCAGCCTGTTACCATCACTATGGTGCTGGCTAATGCCGGTCCTTTTGCCGCTACCAATGTGCGAGCCCAGAGTATACTGCCTGCTGGCATGGCTTTCGTTGATTCTCCTTCGGGGAATGTCAGTGCCTCAGCCAACACAGTTACCATCCAGGCGGGCAGTCTGCCAGTGGGCAGTAGGCAGCCCTTCGTTTTCCGGGTCAGGGCCAGCCAGTCGGGTAGCTATGCGACTTCGGCTCAGATCACGGCCAGCGGCCAGTTCGATGCCGACAGCCAGCCCAATTCGGGCACCGGAGATGGACAGGATGACGAAGCGACAGTGGACATGCGTACCCCCGATGCCAGCGGCCCCCAAATTCGTTCACCCAACTCTAACCAAGCTGCTCCGCCAATTGTGCAGAGTAATCAGCCACCTACTGACTCAGCCAAAGCCGATTTAAGTCTGAACCTGAGCGCCAGCAAACTGGTAGTGAGTTCTGGCGAGGTCATGAGCGTTACGCTGGTGTGCAGTAATCGGGGGGGAGCTACGGCCAGCAACGTTAGCCTGCAAACGCTACTACCCACGGGTTGGCGGCTGAACGTAACCACAGGGTTGACAATCAATGGGCAAACCATCACGGTTCCCATCGGGACAATTCCGGCTGGTGGTTCGAAGGCTATGGTCTTACAAGTGCGTGTTTCGGGGTCGGGAACGATTCGCTCTCAGGTATTAAGTGCTACTCCCATCGATTCAGACTCCACTCCGGGCAATGGACTTAATAAAGGGGAAGATGATGAGGCCTCGCTGAGTTTACGCGTGCGTTAA
- a CDS encoding mevalonate kinase family protein, whose product MLIETRAYARAGLLGNPSDGFFGKTIAISVRNFGASVTLYPSPELHIEPQLQDTNVFRSLYHLRDSVSTLGYHGGVPLLKAAIKKFSEYCENEHIRLPNQNFSIRYNTSIPRQVGLSGSSAIIVATFRALMQFYGVDIPQPILPNLVLATEAEELGITAGLQDRVIQCYEGCVYMDFDRETMERQGYGQYEPLDSRLLPKLYIAYNTDLGKQSGQVHNDIRTRWLKGEPVVVDTMSAIADVAREGRDAVLRQDTKSLNELVNRNFDLRAQIYNITDRNRSLIEKARSCGASASFTGSGGSIIGLYRDDAMLNRLFVELKKINARVIKPYVV is encoded by the coding sequence TTGCTTATCGAAACCCGTGCCTATGCTCGGGCGGGATTGTTAGGAAACCCGTCCGATGGATTTTTTGGTAAAACCATTGCCATCTCTGTTCGAAACTTCGGGGCGTCTGTAACGCTTTACCCCTCGCCCGAACTCCACATCGAGCCCCAGTTGCAGGATACAAACGTGTTTCGGAGTTTGTACCATCTGCGCGACTCCGTGAGTACACTCGGTTATCATGGGGGCGTCCCGCTGTTGAAGGCCGCCATCAAGAAGTTTTCCGAATACTGTGAGAATGAACATATTCGGCTCCCTAACCAGAATTTTTCAATTCGATATAATACGTCCATTCCCCGGCAGGTGGGCTTGTCCGGCTCCAGTGCTATCATTGTCGCCACCTTTCGGGCACTGATGCAATTTTATGGCGTCGATATTCCGCAGCCTATATTGCCCAATCTGGTGCTGGCTACCGAAGCTGAAGAACTGGGCATTACGGCTGGATTACAGGATCGCGTCATTCAATGCTACGAGGGCTGCGTATATATGGACTTCGACCGCGAAACGATGGAGCGTCAGGGCTACGGTCAATATGAGCCGCTCGATTCACGCCTGTTGCCCAAACTGTACATTGCCTACAATACCGACCTGGGCAAACAATCCGGTCAGGTACACAACGACATCCGGACGCGCTGGCTCAAAGGTGAACCCGTTGTGGTTGACACCATGAGCGCCATTGCCGACGTAGCCCGCGAAGGTCGCGACGCTGTTCTCCGGCAGGATACCAAGTCGCTGAATGAGCTTGTGAACCGAAACTTCGATTTGCGGGCACAGATCTATAACATCACCGACCGTAACCGGAGTTTGATCGAGAAAGCTCGTTCCTGTGGTGCGTCGGCTTCCTTTACCGGGTCGGGTGGCTCCATCATTGGCCTCTACCGCGATGACGCCATGCTGAACCGGCTATTCGTCGAATTGAAGAAAATAAACGCTCGTGTTATAAAGCCGTATGTAGTTTAA
- a CDS encoding DUF748 domain-containing protein yields the protein MKRATKIFLALVVLLIIARLLLPYFVLRYVNKTLADMGGGYTGHVEDIDIQLIRGAYQIDDLRIRKISGKVKEPFIYIPKTDLSVEWKSLFKGKLVSEVETYEPEINFAFSESEASSQTGADVDWTAYLKKLLPISINRFAIVNGKVNLISLVTHPRADLSIQKFQGEIRNIRNVEDKNKKLPSPVVASGDVPGYGGTMNFSANMNFLKIVPDFDYNLRFSDLQLVKLNPLAKEYANIDFERGTVSVYSEMAMLDSKLNGYLKPLTKGMQIFKLNEHEGRSVGKFFTELLAQGGTAILKNQKHDQVATRIPLNGTIDNIETFVWPTIFGVLRNAYIEAFQGKFDNNITLKDALKSVKEDFKEKRIERKAERKEKRAERKAERKKKRAERKAKKKNKD from the coding sequence TTGAAACGCGCCACAAAAATTTTCCTTGCACTGGTCGTCCTGCTGATCATTGCCCGCTTGCTTCTCCCCTATTTCGTACTTCGGTACGTCAATAAGACCCTGGCCGACATGGGAGGTGGGTATACAGGCCATGTCGAGGATATTGACATTCAACTCATTCGGGGTGCTTATCAGATTGATGATTTGCGTATTCGCAAGATCAGCGGAAAAGTTAAGGAGCCCTTCATTTACATTCCCAAAACAGACCTTTCAGTTGAGTGGAAGTCGCTCTTTAAGGGAAAATTAGTAAGCGAAGTTGAAACCTACGAACCCGAAATAAACTTTGCCTTCAGCGAGAGCGAAGCCAGTAGTCAAACAGGGGCCGATGTAGACTGGACGGCTTATCTTAAGAAACTCCTGCCCATCAGCATCAACCGTTTTGCTATCGTCAATGGCAAAGTCAACCTGATAAGTCTGGTAACGCACCCCCGCGCCGACCTGTCTATTCAGAAATTTCAGGGCGAAATTCGGAATATTCGGAATGTCGAAGACAAAAATAAAAAGCTTCCCTCACCGGTCGTGGCATCGGGGGATGTGCCGGGTTATGGCGGCACCATGAACTTTTCGGCCAACATGAATTTTCTGAAAATTGTGCCGGATTTCGACTACAACCTCCGATTCAGCGATTTACAACTGGTTAAGCTCAACCCGCTGGCCAAAGAGTATGCCAATATTGATTTTGAGCGGGGCACGGTGAGCGTTTACAGCGAAATGGCCATGCTCGATAGTAAGCTGAATGGCTACCTGAAGCCGCTTACGAAAGGCATGCAGATTTTCAAACTCAATGAGCATGAAGGTCGCTCAGTAGGCAAATTTTTTACTGAGTTGCTGGCCCAGGGAGGTACGGCCATCCTCAAGAACCAGAAGCATGATCAGGTAGCCACCCGAATCCCACTCAATGGAACGATTGATAACATCGAGACATTCGTTTGGCCAACGATTTTTGGTGTGTTGCGTAATGCCTATATCGAAGCGTTCCAGGGTAAATTCGACAACAACATCACCCTAAAGGATGCCCTAAAAAGCGTAAAGGAAGACTTTAAGGAAAAACGAATCGAACGAAAGGCTGAACGAAAAGAGAAGCGGGCAGAGCGAAAAGCCGAACGCAAGAAGAAGCGAGCAGAACGAAAAGCCAAAAAGAAGAACAAGGATTAA
- a CDS encoding RNA polymerase sigma factor, translating into MFLKLFRKPRPSTDRSRSDPADYIATYRATGDLAVLGELYEQHMDLVYAVCFNYLRDEDEAKDAVMSLFEQLVTDLKKHDVQQFGPWLHSVARNYCLMQLRKNQAHPKTALVTGTGADLDDEPVMRIAEDDSDLLDLEEDLTTMEACLQTLPPEQKTCLTLFYLEKKTYTEVADLTGYDLKQVKSYLQNGRRKLKICMSK; encoded by the coding sequence ATGTTTTTAAAACTGTTTCGTAAGCCCAGGCCCAGTACCGACCGATCGCGCAGCGATCCGGCCGACTATATCGCAACCTACCGCGCTACCGGCGACCTGGCCGTATTGGGCGAACTTTATGAGCAACATATGGACCTGGTCTATGCTGTTTGCTTCAATTACCTGCGTGATGAAGACGAAGCCAAAGATGCCGTTATGAGCCTGTTTGAACAGTTGGTGACCGACTTGAAAAAGCACGACGTGCAGCAATTTGGTCCCTGGCTTCACAGCGTTGCCCGTAACTACTGTTTGATGCAGCTGCGTAAAAATCAGGCTCATCCCAAAACCGCGCTGGTAACCGGCACGGGAGCCGACCTTGACGATGAACCCGTTATGCGAATTGCAGAAGATGACTCCGACCTGTTGGACCTTGAAGAAGACCTGACAACAATGGAAGCCTGCTTGCAAACCCTGCCACCCGAACAGAAAACCTGTCTGACCCTCTTTTATCTGGAAAAGAAAACCTATACCGAAGTGGCCGACCTAACGGGTTACGATCTGAAACAGGTAAAAAGTTATTTGCAAAATGGCCGCCGAAAGTTGAAAATTTGTATGTCTAAGTAA
- a CDS encoding PD-(D/E)XK nuclease-like domain-containing protein, whose product MVSQLLTSSRQPIYTTGDDYRALSRVSNSDLTRLKEEHLGYWSVPSARFIPEKTKAFGRAFHQHLLEPETVGTVLSQFLPDMMEPTINTDALAPAQTKQLATLMRTIRQDAFCRRYLRLSERERIVLSTEPTTGIACKARLDMVYTSPKRRNTMVIDLKTTSARTQAQFLESCYTYDYDRQAAFYIDSLRNADGREWGTTKQFRFVFIGIMKQSPHRLFAVDATSIPGFIDYGRKKYRFWLRKWHDEQTTDQLVAPAWSMSA is encoded by the coding sequence ATGGTTTCTCAACTTCTGACATCCTCTCGGCAACCAATTTATACAACCGGCGATGATTACCGGGCCCTGTCGCGTGTATCGAACTCTGACTTGACCCGGCTCAAAGAAGAGCACCTGGGTTATTGGTCGGTGCCTTCAGCCCGGTTTATTCCCGAAAAGACCAAAGCGTTTGGTCGGGCGTTTCACCAGCATCTTCTCGAACCTGAAACGGTTGGGACCGTCTTATCGCAGTTTCTGCCTGATATGATGGAACCAACCATCAATACGGATGCGCTGGCCCCGGCCCAAACAAAGCAGTTAGCCACACTGATGCGAACAATTCGGCAGGATGCTTTTTGTCGGCGGTATCTGCGGTTGTCTGAGCGAGAGCGCATTGTCCTCTCAACGGAGCCAACGACCGGCATTGCCTGTAAGGCGCGGCTGGATATGGTCTATACCAGTCCCAAACGCCGGAATACCATGGTGATCGACTTAAAAACAACCTCCGCCCGAACCCAGGCCCAGTTTCTGGAGTCGTGCTATACCTATGATTACGACCGGCAGGCAGCGTTTTATATCGATAGCCTGCGCAACGCCGACGGTCGTGAATGGGGCACGACGAAGCAATTTCGTTTTGTGTTTATCGGCATCATGAAGCAGAGTCCGCACCGGCTTTTCGCCGTAGATGCGACGTCGATTCCGGGCTTTATCGACTACGGTCGGAAGAAATACCGCTTCTGGCTTCGCAAGTGGCACGATGAACAAACAACCGACCAATTGGTAGCCCCCGCCTGGAGTATGAGTGCGTAA
- a CDS encoding helix-turn-helix transcriptional regulator: MTINLRLQQLIDSLDISVLEFSRKLGEHRGEKVYHILHGRLKPRYDTLEKILVAYPQVNGDWLLRGEGLMFKVLNSPSAAITTEERLRNMEFLLFQLNERVALLQQTNDQLLEEIRGMGSGGVV, translated from the coding sequence ATGACGATCAATCTTCGCCTTCAGCAGCTCATCGACTCGCTCGATATCAGCGTACTCGAATTTTCCCGAAAGCTGGGCGAGCATCGGGGCGAAAAAGTTTATCATATTTTACACGGTCGATTAAAGCCTCGCTACGACACGCTCGAAAAAATTCTGGTGGCCTACCCACAGGTGAATGGCGACTGGTTATTGCGGGGCGAAGGCTTGATGTTTAAGGTGCTTAATTCGCCCTCCGCAGCCATCACTACCGAAGAGCGATTGCGGAATATGGAGTTCCTGCTTTTTCAGCTTAACGAGCGCGTTGCTTTACTTCAGCAAACCAACGATCAGCTGCTGGAGGAAATAAGGGGGATGGGAAGTGGTGGAGTGGTGTAG